AGTCTCAGCTTGGAAGAACGCTTAGAAATTATTAAAGGAGATGACAAGAAGATAGAGCAAAAAAGTGTGGAGGGTGATATTAATGTGAACCTGTTAAAGAATGTTGATGAATGTGCTGGTAAGCATCTCTTGCATTATActtatcaaatcagatatctgCCTTAGTACTTGTTATCTTAGCTGGAAGATATGCCTAGTTTCTTTACATTTTTGTGGCATTGTTTCTTCTCCAAAGGAGGGAAAGATTATCTCTCATGTTATGCCATTAATTTGGTAGCTGGATATTATGTCAACAACGCAACAAGACTGCTGGTTGTGCTTGGTTTACGCTAACGTAGCAGAATTTTGTGATAGGTGGAGATAGTGTTGTCCTTGTATTCTCCTGTCTAGAAGAATAAGCAAGATTGAGAAAGGGCGCACAAATTTTTAATTTACCATTCACCATGGAATTGAAAATGCCAACATGGTTGATTACTTACGATGAGACACATCTACATGTTGGGTTTATTATTTTGTATGTTTCTGAAACGTTTCTTATGCATCAAGCAAAATAATTGTTGAAAGCTAGAACTACATTTATGTGGTTGTCATTGAATATTTCAATTTGTCAGGTTTCTGTTTGACATTAAATTTGTCCATGGAAGATTAGGAAGATGGAATGGTAATTAATGTCTCACAACTGGGATTGCAAAATAGTTGGTGATAATTTTAAACTTCAACTTCTTGCTCACTTCTTGGTAGCATGAAAATTATGTTCCGAGTCAGGTCAAGCCCTCTAAATTCTATATTAATGCATTATCAATACTAACTAAATGGTGCATATATTGCATCATTTATACCCAAAAACTTGTTTCCATGATCTACTTAGTCGATTTTGACTGCATCTTGCATGTTAGAGACCTAGATAGAAGAATTTCTGGGAAAGCAAAATGAGATTATTGGAGCTTTTAATGTTGGGCAAATCTTTCttttgataaaattgtttgcggatgATTTATGCCTTTCGTTATTTCTTCTAGTTGTCTATGTCTCCGCAAATCCCATAAGTTCAGTTCCGTGAATGCAGACATAACCGAGAAACTCAATGATCCGATAAGTAGTGACCAAATGTGTACTGGTGCCGAAGCAGTTTCTGTTGAAACCGGCAATCACTTACAGCCTGATGATACCAAATATGATAGCCTGAAGAGTGTACCTATCCAAGTGGAAGGAGATGAGTTGGCTTCTGTGAGCTTTAACTCCAAAGAGGAAAAAGCTTCAGATCCTACATTGATGGCTGTTGAGAGAAAGGAAGCGCCACATGATAAGCTTGATGGAAGCACTCATGTCTCAGATACCACTAATTTTACTGCTGTTGAAGATAAACCTGAAATGGAAGACGTCGAAGTGCCTCTTGCAGGGACATCTGATAAATTTGTACCGAGGGAAACAAGTGGTCATGATGTAGAGTCTTCAAAGGAAAAATGTTCAGTCACGACTGTTTCAATCCCGGTCTTCCATAATTCTTCTGCGCCAGAAGATGATTCAACTACAAGGGTTCTTGAAGAAAATGCGAATCATCATGATGAAAAGGCGAATTGTGAGCTTCCGTTGGCTGGGAATGGAAGTGGCAAAGGATTTGCTATGGAGGAGCAAATAATTCTTGATTCATCAAAACCACCTGTTAATTCAACCGATCCTTTACCTTCAGGTGAAGTGGATGTTGATCCAAGACAATTAGAAAGCTTATCTAAAACTGATTCTGGCTTGCTAGAATTCAAAGATGCTGATTTTATGAGATCTCGTCAAGGATTTGAAGCGGGTAACATCACTAGATTGGATATTGGGCTAAATCTTGACGTCCCTGATGTTGTCAGAGTAAAGTCCACTGCTGTTGCTGACGTGTTGGACGAATCTAATCATGACGGTGATGTTGTGTTTTCAGAAAAAACTAAAGAACAGCTGATTTCAAAACCTTCCAACAATCCATTCTCAGATTCAGCTGAAAACTACGCCActataaatagcctcaccaATGATGTTCAAAAAACACCAGAGTCCATCAATGTTCACGAGGATACCGAACAGAAACATGATAGCGGTGCTGTCATATTACCTGAAAGTTCTGACAGCTCCCCACTAAAAGTGCAAGAAACACCGTCTGTGAAGGAAAAATGTCTGCTTGAAACTGATTCTAACAAGAGCCATGCAACTGAAGATTTCAGTATGCCGGTATCGGTTAGCATTGTCGAAACACCTGACAAAATTTCACACGAAGATTCTTCGAATGCTGATAAAAAAGTCTCTGATGGTGAAAAGGCCACTGTTGTTGATTCCAAATACTCGCAAGATGAAAGCTATACAAATGACAAGCTGATAAATGAGAAAGATAACGTCTCTGCAGCTGATAGTCTGGAAGGAAAATGGGGTTCGATTTCAGGTAATTTTTTTCGATTCAAGTATGTCTGTCTATCTTTTATGTTCTCGTCTTATCACCTACTTTTCGTGATTAACTGAATGCTTTCTCTCTCTATCCAACATGGTAGCTGTCGAAACAAACTCTCAATCATCCCCAAGATCAGAAACTAATATGCAGAATTCAGAGCTGAGGAACGTTAAAGTCCATCAAAGCAAGTCAGATGATTTTGAGCCACCTTCTTTCATGACTTTGGTTCAACCTGGGAAAACACCTGATTCGGTAGCTGCGTCTACTGCTTCAGAAATCGAGCCAGTCCAATTCAATCAACAACAAAAATCTGAATCATTACAGGCTGGTTGGTTCCCTTCTTTAACTAATGTAGTGAACGACTCACAAGGGAgaaagaaaaatgaggagatAATTGCAAAAGTAACAAATTGGAATGCGGGCAAGGAACATCACAGCCAGCTGAAAAATCTTTTGAATGAAGCCAAGTCCCCAAACCCGAAACAACAGAAAGACGAGACTTCGCGGATAGATAATGGTGCTGATGGGACGACTGTGAGTTCCGTTGTTGAACCTGAAGAACCTAAACTTGAGATACCGCATAAAGAGGATTGGAACTCTCCGGCTAGGTACCCAACCATGatcaagaaagaaaaaaagaaaggcAAACCATATTGGGTGCCATTTGCTTGCTGCTCTTCGGTGAACAGGGATCTGTGATAACCTTGTTGGGTTATATTTTATTGTGTCGATATGTTTACAGTGTCGTTTCAAGTATCTTGGATTCAATTAAAGATTGTGCGATGCATAGGTGGTGGACTAAAAGGTGTGGAGTACTGTTAGCAAACTTTTGTTGTGATTTTcttgaatgtgtgtgtgttttgaaTATAAATGTGATCGAGGATGAGGAacttttgtataattttgaggTTCGTTTTCAGTCTTGATTTTCTTGAACTTTGTTGTTAGACATTGAATGCATACaagttttgatattttatttcgaAATATAATTTATACAAATGTTCCTGTTTTGCCAGGTGGTATCCCCTCTGTAATTGGTTGGTTCATAAATATGACAGAATTGTGTTGAAAACTTGAACCTAAAAAAATCACCGAATGCGAAAGTTGATACGAATTCAACTAAAAAATAAACTTCAAAATCCATGCTATTATTATTTCGGAAAATgagttaatataatataaaaaatcaaaagacttgtaaaaaaatttaagggtgactaatattttcaagaatTATGTTCACTCTTTCAATATGTGGGCAAAAGGTACACAAATGTGTGGGGTCAATGCTAATACAATGtatcttgattttgattgaaAATGTAAATATATGGCATGTATTATTTAAACTAGTTACCATGCACACGCGATGCGTAcgtgtataatttttttttatcattatcgatgtaCTAAAGTGTAATTTGACAATTTATGGAGTGACtatattgatatttgaattgttgaaataaaaaaataaaaataaaagtgtgtgttgaaatttaaaaaaacaaaagtgtaatattagtatcatattagggtaaaattggaagaaaaagttggtgTTTTCCTGGGTAGTTACTATACTATGTGCTCaatcttaataaaatagaacAGATGAGTGTCGCTATGCATCACATATTTGTACATGTATGGTTGATTTTTATATGTActtttgttaaaaattaaaattaaaatttatttattgttatttttattaagtttttctaaaatatttttatataatgttAGTTTTTCATGGGAAAAACGGGTGTTTGggttattgaattttttttttatcatgacATTACTTTGCTTCTATGAAGTCTAGGGGTGGGTACGGTACGGTATATcgtaccgaaaatatcggtatgaaattttttcatacagataccgataccgaaaattcggtataccgcacattcggtataccgaattttcggtatggaaaaatttcataccggtaccgtaccgacaccgaaaattttgtcggtataccgaacttaaatttaaaaaaataataataaaaaattataccgaaataccgaaaaaaaaaaatatttcataccgataccgataccgataccgaaaatttcggtacggtacgGTACGGTatgataccgtaccgaaatgttcggtataccgatttttttggtaagttcggtatttttttcggttcgatttttcggtatttcgatatttcggtattttttcccacccctaatGAAGTCCAAACTTAATACCAGTATAAGATGTTTGATTTATCATGTACGTGGAGGGAGGAAAAGATGCAATGAAAGTGAAATTTggcaatatatttatttaaaaattgaaTTACAAATGCAATTTTAATACATATGCATAAGATTAAAAAATTATGGTATTTTTAGAATATAATATTGATTAGTCAACATGCAAAAAACTTTATTATAATCTTTGAAAATCTAGATAAATATTGTAATGCAAGAAAAGCTACATACGGGTGAATTATTGGTGAATTTATGAAATCTAATCCAAATTCCAATGAAGTTTGCATATTATTATAGGAAAAAACTCTCTATGAGATTatatcacaaatcaattttTGAGACGGATTTCCGATGCAATTCGACTCAtgattttttttggtttttatgTCAGAAGTAATATTTTCACTACAAATATAAATCAGATTGACTCGTCCAATATATATAGATTTGTGAGACTatatcacaagagacctactcattattTTAATAACTACTCATCCACGCATGCAAAAATTTGCGTACATAACTAATTCatgtatattaaaaataaattaatattttaattatttataaattgaaAAGGTATTATAAAATATGATAGTCAAAAGtggtaaataataaatttattgaaACATCATTTTCCATATCTTTCATAgcttttggttattttttttGTCTAAAATTAAATGACATAGAGAATCATATCGAAAAGACTATAAATAAACCATCCTTTCGATAGTTTTGTAATATTTCTGAACAAATTATTTATGTAAAATTGCTTAAACAGAAACgacttaatataatttttatacaaTATCGGTTCTTAaagtaattaatattttatatataggATTCAGTTGACATTCTGTGAATCAGATAAATGAATTTTTTTCCCTTTAATAAAGGTCTattttcattgaaaataatataagtGAATTTTGTTTGGAAATCACTTTAATtggtaataaaaaaataataatgtaaAATTTCATATAACAATGTTAGAAAACCATATGATATTGGTGAATagattctttttttaaaaaatgttttttttttaaaaaaataaaagatggTAGAAGGGAGAAAATAaagtctaagaaatattttaatattttatagagTAGAATTaacttttttttctaatttaatTAAGGTAGAGATTATTTCAGAAAGCAACTAAGATGAACTACGTACTTAAATAAgacaattaatatataatagaaATATTTTGCGTACGTGTGCATGGGCAGTAAGCTACGCTTGCCGAAATCAGTAACTTGGCTTGTTCTTTTGATACATAATCTTCTCCACTTCCCAGTTCCTAGAACGCCTTGTGCTTTGGTGCAGGTGGTGGCAGGCGCCGCGGAGGTGGAGGCGGGTGATGTTTATGTGGCGGCGGAGTGGTGCGGGCGATGGTTTCTTGAGTTCTTGCCCAAAGCCAGCATTAGAATTAATGTCAGCGACAGAATGAGATATAGTTAACGAAAAGAACTAGATAACGTGATAATTaatgatataattataagaaacaaactctttttaaacaaAGATATCATATCACacaaaatcttaacataattatttcatcaattatCAAATTATTTAGAAATacaaaatcataattaaatattcaaaatcatatcaactAGGAAAGAATTGTATTTCCCTTCACGAAGATTTTTGTGACAGACGTGGCTTGCTATTGCGCTGTGTTTAGAATATGCGGGAAAAAGTTTGGTGTCTAAGTTGCTTTTGGTGCATGCAAAATAAAACAAGTGCTTTAttgattaaagaaaaaaatctaaaaacaaAAGTGCTTTATTGTTTCCGAATCGTGGGGCCAATTTATACAAGCTAGTCTCGTGTATACACAttatatttacatatatttagtttttaatgcataaaaaatttaaaataagaggCTAAAAAAATGAAAGAGTGATATTTGCTAATTCTAAAAATTacaacaaaatattattttatctcatttatgactcaaatattttatatagTATAAATATCTTCGATTTCAAACATGTATAATATGATCCTTTTAAATTTATACTCCGACCtctgtatatatattaaaataacttcataataaaaattctataatttgatatggactgaatttgatatttattttaattttgtcaATTCATAAAATTCGAGTAATTTGAAATACATCAATCTAAATACTATATATAAAAAACTATTGATGTTTAATTTtgattgcttcttgtgtttcaaggaaatataaatatatgaagacTTTAAATTGACTTATTGTCTCATATATTTTGCccttttttataaaaaaatttgacatgtcaaaatatattaatatcaatatattttttcGCCCCTCGTCTATAATTTTGGTTAGTTAGTTCATAACCAAATTTTTATTAGTTTTCTTCTTCATCtttaattgataaaaaaaaaacatcggATACAAAAATATGGATTTCAATCGTAATAAATTCGGGCCTTTGATTTCAAATCCAAATCAATCACCCAAATCGATTCTCATATAGTTACAAATGCAGAATGTGTGATTTTTGCTTGCCCAACAATCATGGTTTTCCTCCCATTTCCCGTTTTCTTCAATACGATTCTCATGAGTTAGTTGCACATTCATTGAGTGATCATGTCATACTTTTGACATGTATTCCTAATCTCAACTACCTAACACATTCAAAGTTACTATAAAATCTTCACAAAGTTATCATAAAATAGTAGGTACTTTTGCGGCCTCTATAACAATAATTATCTCAACTTATCGTTCCTTTCATAACCAAAGTTCTCGTGTCTAATTCTTTAAACCATTTCAAACCACAAACTCAATAAAGCTTATTCACCACAATTCTATCTTATGTCTGTGCAATGGTCCAAATGTTTTCAATGATAATTGTCCATTTTGTTCAATTTCAGGTTATATAATATACCCAAGTGATATTCGTAGTAGTAGTTGAATAACCTTGGATTACTGCTTCGGTACCAAGACAAAAGTTACTTGGTATCTCTAATATTGCCGAAGGAATGAGAGAATTTCCTTTCAAATAGAAGACATcaaagcatatatatatatatatatatatatatatgttagttTCTTGGAGTCCAACTATCCCATGTAACCCAGCCATGTTATCTTCTGATATGCGGGTTGCATACCCAAATGTTACATTTGGAAGTATTTGTAAATCTCCACCAGGTGTTAGAAATGTGAACCTTTCAAGGGCCAGGTTACCAAATATATTCATTTCATCCATATACTGAACACTAAACTCACAAGAGGGTTTACTTCTTGACCGTTACATTTGGTATATCGTTGAAAATTTGTGCACTCTGGGGTATAGCATTGTACTATTCGAAAACTCGACGAACTTGATGGATTATATATGTTATTAAAATTAATCCCGCACTTAGTGCACAGTGTGCTCCGAACCCATAATAAATCAGTCCCCGTGTCCATTATGAAGTACTGGGAGACTCGAGGTCTACTTATGAATATCTTCATCAAAAAAATTACGCCACCACGAGGTATTAAGGGACTCGTGACTTCATATTCAGACATGCTGCTTCGGTTTCTCATCATTATTAAGTACTCTACCCGAGCCCGCGAGCTTTTTATTTCATTGTTCCAGCTGTCTGAAATGGAAAGATTTAGGTTGTACAATGGTGAAAATATTGAATCACGATGAATGAGTTGTATGGTGACTGTGTGGTTTGGGATGAAGGAATAAGCCATCGGTATATGAGATGTGAAAGCAAAATAATTATCTCGAAAATCATATCGATGACTGTCGAGTTTCTCTAGGTTGAAGGAATGACAAATTATGAGATAGATGCTTAATTTTAAGGCAGGGATTACAACAACACCCACTATATATAGTAATTCTGATATGTTTCAAGGTTACATATGATTAGGTTAAAAGTTAATTATTGATgtgttggatcaattaatttttGAATGATTGACAAATTTGATGAATATCGGAAGAACTTACCGGCTGAATTTCACTAAAGAAACTGATATGATCGAACAATTGGTCAACAAACATACTAACGTTATTGAAGCTAACTGATCGCCAAATCCAACTGATAAGAGCAACCATTACTCAAGCCAAATGATGACCCTATTCAATTGGACCAGTCAGGCTTGCTAGAAGACATTATCTGAGAACTATCAGTTTACTCTATTAAGGATTAGTTTACTCAGTTGATTTATCGGGTAAAGTTTTCTGTACCATAACAGtctatgatttatggtaaatgTCAGAATTCCGTGACCACCGCCTATAGTGTACAATTGTTAGAAAGTACATTGACGTGGAAAACGATGTGTCCAACAACTACCTCATTTGGAACGGATATCCGATTTTATTTTATCGATCGTTTGATCAAAGCCAATAAATAAAGAAAGCATTCGGTCAATTTATCTCTCTCGACCTTCGAAAAATTTCAATCATTCACAAGCTTTCAAGAGCCAAACTAATCGAGTTTTTCAGTACACACGAGTGAATTTATTAGATTATTAAAGATCATGCGTGCTTagtattttctttcaaaaatactTGTATTCTGACAGTAAAATTATTGTTCTGCTTTGTTAAGTTAAGTAAGAATACTAGGAGTTTCAGTTATGCGGTGTTACCTATTGAATTGGGTTTTTACAAAGTGTTATAATCTCCAAAGTCTTATAGTAAATATTATTCTATTCAAAGAAGAAGGGGCAACATATGAGAAATTCcgtctccgaatatccataaaattGATTgcgtaatttattttttattacattTTCAGTTTATTTATCAAACCGATCCTTATTCAACCATTTTTGTGTTCAATCTGTCGACGAGtctatttaaaaaaacattaaaattaGTATGATTGCTTATTCAATCATCCTATTATCAATCACCCATCATAATATGGTGATATTTAGGTAGTACATGCCAAAACAATGAAGGATCATGCTAAAGAAAATGGCAAATTGGGAAAATCAATTCATAATTGAGAAACT
This window of the Primulina tabacum isolate GXHZ01 chromosome 4, ASM2559414v2, whole genome shotgun sequence genome carries:
- the LOC142542232 gene encoding uncharacterized protein LOC142542232 isoform X1 codes for the protein MDGQDHKKPITSAVHEVHGVHLCNRCGWPFPNPHPSAKHRRAHKRVCGKVEGYKMSPSDLAISDDEHASDEDEQHTPSPTIEKSNVKESDSDGGVHLRSNKSEEDVFSDAVTDFSESGISLSLEERLEIIKGDDKKIEQKSVEGDINVNLLKNVDECADITEKLNDPISSDQMCTGAEAVSVETGNHLQPDDTKYDSLKSVPIQVEGDELASVSFNSKEEKASDPTLMAVERKEAPHDKLDGSTHVSDTTNFTAVEDKPEMEDVEVPLAGTSDKFVPRETSGHDVESSKEKCSVTTVSIPVFHNSSAPEDDSTTRVLEENANHHDEKANCELPLAGNGSGKGFAMEEQIILDSSKPPVNSTDPLPSGEVDVDPRQLESLSKTDSGLLEFKDADFMRSRQGFEAGNITRLDIGLNLDVPDVVRVKSTAVADVLDESNHDGDVVFSEKTKEQLISKPSNNPFSDSAENYATINSLTNDVQKTPESINVHEDTEQKHDSGAVILPESSDSSPLKVQETPSVKEKCLLETDSNKSHATEDFSMPVSVSIVETPDKISHEDSSNADKKVSDGEKATVVDSKYSQDESYTNDKLINEKDNVSAADSLEGKWGSISAVETNSQSSPRSETNMQNSELRNVKVHQSKSDDFEPPSFMTLVQPGKTPDSVAASTASEIEPVQFNQQQKSESLQAGWFPSLTNVVNDSQGRKKNEEIIAKVTNWNAGKEHHSQLKNLLNEAKSPNPKQQKDETSRIDNGADGTTVSSVVEPEEPKLEIPHKEDWNSPARYPTMIKKEKKKGKPYWVPFACCSSVNRDL
- the LOC142542232 gene encoding uncharacterized protein LOC142542232 isoform X2; protein product: MSPSDLAISDDEHASDEDEQHTPSPTIEKSNVKESDSDGGVHLRSNKSEEDVFSDAVTDFSESGISLSLEERLEIIKGDDKKIEQKSVEGDINVNLLKNVDECADITEKLNDPISSDQMCTGAEAVSVETGNHLQPDDTKYDSLKSVPIQVEGDELASVSFNSKEEKASDPTLMAVERKEAPHDKLDGSTHVSDTTNFTAVEDKPEMEDVEVPLAGTSDKFVPRETSGHDVESSKEKCSVTTVSIPVFHNSSAPEDDSTTRVLEENANHHDEKANCELPLAGNGSGKGFAMEEQIILDSSKPPVNSTDPLPSGEVDVDPRQLESLSKTDSGLLEFKDADFMRSRQGFEAGNITRLDIGLNLDVPDVVRVKSTAVADVLDESNHDGDVVFSEKTKEQLISKPSNNPFSDSAENYATINSLTNDVQKTPESINVHEDTEQKHDSGAVILPESSDSSPLKVQETPSVKEKCLLETDSNKSHATEDFSMPVSVSIVETPDKISHEDSSNADKKVSDGEKATVVDSKYSQDESYTNDKLINEKDNVSAADSLEGKWGSISAVETNSQSSPRSETNMQNSELRNVKVHQSKSDDFEPPSFMTLVQPGKTPDSVAASTASEIEPVQFNQQQKSESLQAGWFPSLTNVVNDSQGRKKNEEIIAKVTNWNAGKEHHSQLKNLLNEAKSPNPKQQKDETSRIDNGADGTTVSSVVEPEEPKLEIPHKEDWNSPARYPTMIKKEKKKGKPYWVPFACCSSVNRDL